Within the Natranaeroarchaeum sulfidigenes genome, the region CGCCCGGATCGACCGAGACGATCGTACAGAGCTACCGGGTCGAGACGCAGACGAACGCGATGCCTGCGGCCAATCAACCGACTGAAGTCCGCGGTGGGATCACCTCACAGACGCAGGTGACCGAACACGGTAGCGTTCTAACCGAGCGGTCGCTTCTCGAAGGCGACGGCTACGGAATTCGCAGCGAGCGCCCCGATGCAGAGCCCGACGAGCTCCGCGCCACCGGGACAGAGTACCCCGACGAGATAGAGGATCGCCACCTGCAACTTCCAGAGGACCAGCCGGAGCGAGTGGGTGAGCTGACAGACGACGTGACAGCCGACGCTGACAACCCCTACGACAGCGCAGTAGCGATCGAGGAGTACCTCAAAGCAGAAAAGGAGTACTCCCTCGATGTCGAGAAGCCCGACGGCAACATCGCTGACGGCTTCCTCTTTGAGATGGAGGAGGGCTACTGCACCTACTACGCGACAACGATGGTCGCAATGCTCCGATCACAGGGGATCCCGGCCCGGATGGCCACTGGCTACTCTACCGGCCAGTCCGTCGGTGACGACGAGTACGTCGTCCGCGGGCTGAACTCCCACGCCTGGGTCGAGGTGTACTTCCCCGACGAAGGGTGGGTGACCTTCGACCCAACGCCATCCGGGCCGCGCGACGACACCCGCGCCGACCGGATCGAAGAAGAGCGGGCACTCGGGAACCCTGACGTGGATACCGATGACAGTGAGGACGAAGCTGTCGAAGATGAATCGGAAAGCGACGAGGACGAAAACGAAGAGGAGACCGACGAGTCCGAGGAGGACGAACAGGAGCACGACGAGGAATCACCAGATGCCGATGAGTACGACGACCCGGACAAAGGCCTGACGATCCCGCTTCCCTCCCGAGAAACGATCGCGATGAGTCTCGTACTGTTCGTCGGCCTGGCCGCCGGTGCGCACCGCGCTGGCTACATGGACCGCGCGCATCGAACTGCCCAGCTGCACTGGCAGACCGCCGGTGAGGACCCGGAGGCAGACATCGAGCGTGCGTTCTTCCGGCTCGAGCTGTTGCTCGGCGACGAGTATCGGGACCGCGATCCGACTGAAACGTATCGCGAATATCTCGCTACCGTAGGGGACGTCGACGAACGTGTCGAACGGATCGCACGGAT harbors:
- a CDS encoding transglutaminase TgpA family protein yields the protein MSTTTTERLGTLVPEDLELTSAYRYLALGSILVLTVSYTTVLRDIAVVVGESSQVVTAVMLTLMVATILAKLVAERTALLLAGSLLIIGYGWYLAMSPGTTETVISSWDILLNDALSLLTGLSLIQITDAEVWATGTAPAPVFLSWYLAVRGRYIGSTVVGGGALLMLVLTGDAPAMTTLIGVLAATCAVGFGELDRRDGSLRQLDVLVVLVAVMLLFTLSVTVVPSGSGSPLGLDSPGSLGGLEDGEDADTIEGSLMNSPDELQVQGSVDLTPEVRFTVESNEPAHWRVGIYDTFTGDGWVRSGDTSGYDGPIEGPPGSTETIVQSYRVETQTNAMPAANQPTEVRGGITSQTQVTEHGSVLTERSLLEGDGYGIRSERPDAEPDELRATGTEYPDEIEDRHLQLPEDQPERVGELTDDVTADADNPYDSAVAIEEYLKAEKEYSLDVEKPDGNIADGFLFEMEEGYCTYYATTMVAMLRSQGIPARMATGYSTGQSVGDDEYVVRGLNSHAWVEVYFPDEGWVTFDPTPSGPRDDTRADRIEEERALGNPDVDTDDSEDEAVEDESESDEDENEEETDESEEDEQEHDEESPDADEYDDPDKGLTIPLPSRETIAMSLVLFVGLAAGAHRAGYMDRAHRTAQLHWQTAGEDPEADIERAFFRLELLLGDEYRDRDPTETYREYLATVGDVDERVERIARIHERARYGGAVTSEDADDAVRLVDELVAERSRLRGLLRR